One window of the Pelmatolapia mariae isolate MD_Pm_ZW linkage group LG15, Pm_UMD_F_2, whole genome shotgun sequence genome contains the following:
- the lamp5 gene encoding lysosome-associated membrane glycoprotein 5 isoform X2 — protein sequence MLKASGKSNGKTGTKILLDAISKDKVHLARFVLDALDGEIVDSKTEGAQTPLISSVLLPDAQARCKFAELLLHRGASVNCRDGNGRTALSSPPLFLSSGVLALSVVLAEQEGENLSGLSNNPDKAIFAVRENGTTCLMVEFAVKFLVPYDVLALNGIDLITEQASFTLPRGAEIEGKCGSTESEIHISWKNNAYILRIYFSKEFRDKGIEVWKISKVQFVYDTSETSHFINAYNPGKHTASTHRLSALVTPAGRSYVCTAQQTLTLISSDHQKGITVSMYDIQIQPFDIASDFMFSEPYKCITDQRERLEETLPLILGLILGLIIVIILTIYHFHLKLTAAQPQLPRDRSMYKNM from the exons ATGCTAAAAGCTTCCGGGAAGTCTAACGGGAAAACAGGCACCAAGATCCTCCTGGATGCGATCTCCAAGGATAAAGTCCACCTGGCCCGGTTTGTCCTGGATGCGCTGGATGGGGAAATCGTGGACTCCAAAACGGAGGGCGCACAGACTCCCCTCATCTCCTCTGTCTTGCTGCCCGATGCCCAGGCTCGGTGTAAGTTTGCAGAGCTCCTGCTGCACAGAGGCGCCAGCGTCAACTGCCGGGACGGAAACGGGCGCACAGCGCTCA GCTCACCTCCTCTGTTCTTGTCGTCAGGTGTGCTGGCGCTGTCCGTGGTGCTGGCTGAGCAGGAAGGTGAAAACCTGTCCGGTCTCTCCAACAACCCAGACAAAGCCATCTTCGCGGTTCGAGAGAACGGCACAACATGTCTCATGGTGGAGTTCGCTGTAAAATTCCTCGTGCCATATGACGTGCTTGCACTCAACGGGATAGAC CTGATCACCGAGCAGGCGTCGTTCACTCTCCCCCGTGGCGCAGAAATCGAGGGGAAATGTGGGAGCACCGAGTCAGAGATCCACATAAGCTGGAAGAACAACGCCTACATCCTCCGCATCTACTTTTCCAAG GAATTCCGTGACAAGGGCATCGAGGTGTGGAAGATTAGCAAGGTTCAGTTCGTCTACGACACCTCGGAGACATCGCATTTCATCAACGCATACAACC CTGGGAAGCACACAGCCAGCACCCACCGGCTGTCAGCCCTGGTGACCCCTGCCGGGCGCTCCTATGTGTGCACGGCACAGCAGACCCTCACTCTTATCTCAAGTGACCACCAGAAGGGCATCACCGTTTCCATGTATGACATCCAGATCCAGCCCTTTGACATCGCATCTGACTTCATGTTCAGTGAAC CCTACAAATGCATCACAGACCAGCGGGAGCGCCTGGAGGAGACCCTCCCCCTTATCTTGGGCCTCATTCTGGGCCTAATAATCGTCATCATACTCACAATCTACCACTTTCACCTCAAGCTGACAGCGGCTCAGCCCCAACTCCCCAGAGATCGCTCCATGTACAAGAACATGTAG
- the lamp5 gene encoding lysosome-associated membrane glycoprotein 5 isoform X1, which translates to MGRLGFSTTESARLLLFTVFGVLALSVVLAEQEGENLSGLSNNPDKAIFAVRENGTTCLMVEFAVKFLVPYDVLALNGIDLITEQASFTLPRGAEIEGKCGSTESEIHISWKNNAYILRIYFSKEFRDKGIEVWKISKVQFVYDTSETSHFINAYNPGKHTASTHRLSALVTPAGRSYVCTAQQTLTLISSDHQKGITVSMYDIQIQPFDIASDFMFSEPYKCITDQRERLEETLPLILGLILGLIIVIILTIYHFHLKLTAAQPQLPRDRSMYKNM; encoded by the exons ATGGGACGTCTCGGTTTCAGCACCACGGAGAGCGCCCGACTTTTgctgttcactgtgtttg GTGTGCTGGCGCTGTCCGTGGTGCTGGCTGAGCAGGAAGGTGAAAACCTGTCCGGTCTCTCCAACAACCCAGACAAAGCCATCTTCGCGGTTCGAGAGAACGGCACAACATGTCTCATGGTGGAGTTCGCTGTAAAATTCCTCGTGCCATATGACGTGCTTGCACTCAACGGGATAGAC CTGATCACCGAGCAGGCGTCGTTCACTCTCCCCCGTGGCGCAGAAATCGAGGGGAAATGTGGGAGCACCGAGTCAGAGATCCACATAAGCTGGAAGAACAACGCCTACATCCTCCGCATCTACTTTTCCAAG GAATTCCGTGACAAGGGCATCGAGGTGTGGAAGATTAGCAAGGTTCAGTTCGTCTACGACACCTCGGAGACATCGCATTTCATCAACGCATACAACC CTGGGAAGCACACAGCCAGCACCCACCGGCTGTCAGCCCTGGTGACCCCTGCCGGGCGCTCCTATGTGTGCACGGCACAGCAGACCCTCACTCTTATCTCAAGTGACCACCAGAAGGGCATCACCGTTTCCATGTATGACATCCAGATCCAGCCCTTTGACATCGCATCTGACTTCATGTTCAGTGAAC CCTACAAATGCATCACAGACCAGCGGGAGCGCCTGGAGGAGACCCTCCCCCTTATCTTGGGCCTCATTCTGGGCCTAATAATCGTCATCATACTCACAATCTACCACTTTCACCTCAAGCTGACAGCGGCTCAGCCCCAACTCCCCAGAGATCGCTCCATGTACAAGAACATGTAG